The Lycium barbarum isolate Lr01 chromosome 9, ASM1917538v2, whole genome shotgun sequence genome has a segment encoding these proteins:
- the LOC132611773 gene encoding secreted RxLR effector protein 78-like: MVKIDLQKSYDLVEWSYLEQVLETLGFPYRFIAWLMECVKSVNNTVLINGEPSPPFDAKIGLRQGDPLSPFLFAIAMEYLSRLLGGLKGETGFKHHPRCSKLNITHMCFADDMLFFARGDQSSVSALHNYFNKFFAASGLTAC, from the coding sequence ATGGTCAAGATTGATTTACAAAAATCCTATGATTTAGTTGAGTGGTCTTACTTAGAACAAGTCCTGGAAACCTTAGGATTCCCCTATCGGTTCATAGCCTGGTTGATGGAGTGTGTGAAATCAGTCAATAACACCGTTTTAATCAATGGAGAACCTTCCCCTCCATTTGATGCTAAAATAGGGTTGAGGCAAGGAGATCCCCTATCCCCATTTTTGTTTGCCATTGCCATGGAGTATCTAAGTAGATTGTTAGGTGGTTTGAAAGGAGAGACAGGGTTCAAACATCATCCCAGGTGCAGCAAGCTTAATATTACCCATATGTGCTTTGCAGATGACATGCTATTTTTTGCTAGAGGAGATCAGTCATCTGTTTCAGCATTACACAACTATTTTAACAAATTTTTTGCAGCTTCTGGCCTTACtgcttgttga